The Lutibacter profundi genome includes a region encoding these proteins:
- a CDS encoding nuclear transport factor 2 family protein yields the protein MNTLKTIITLIIVAILFTNCTNNKTTDSKRVQTVDIPAEKQAVFTVLKNYKDAIQNLNVEGTLDLFSKDSEVYESGGSEGSYSNYLGHHLGPELDYFNSFIFSDYKVNAIIDLPYAFTTETYIYTIDLKANEKKGRESRIINKKGVATSILKKTNGVWKIIKTHSSSRANKNH from the coding sequence ATGAATACTTTAAAAACAATTATAACATTAATTATAGTTGCAATACTTTTTACGAATTGCACAAATAATAAAACTACTGACAGCAAGAGAGTTCAAACAGTTGATATTCCTGCTGAAAAACAAGCTGTATTTACAGTATTAAAAAATTATAAAGATGCCATACAAAATTTAAATGTAGAAGGAACTTTAGATCTTTTCTCAAAAGATTCAGAGGTTTATGAATCCGGAGGTTCAGAAGGTAGTTATTCTAATTATTTAGGACATCATTTAGGCCCAGAACTAGATTATTTCAATAGCTTTATTTTTTCTGACTATAAAGTTAATGCTATTATAGACTTACCCTATGCATTTACAACTGAAACATACATTTACACAATAGATTTAAAGGCAAATGAAAAAAAAGGGAGAGAATCCCGCATAATAAATAAAAAAGGCGTTGCAACCTCTATTTTAAAGAAAACAAATGGCGTTTGGAAAATTATTAAAACCCATTCTTCGTCAAGAGCCAATAAGAACCATTAA
- a CDS encoding HYC_CC_PP family protein, which yields MKDIKNKIKAVFLAIIVLFSSSFVIIDEHFCGDELQDFSILGKADTCSMAMSTCEFKNKLNLISEDNCCSNVQKIKAGSIFANSPLSGINFQQFIATPNINLNLYSLYLNLTKNTLHFKDYSPPLIVKNILVFIECFRI from the coding sequence TTGAAAGACATAAAAAATAAAATAAAAGCCGTTTTTTTAGCAATTATTGTATTGTTTTCATCATCATTTGTCATAATTGATGAGCATTTTTGTGGTGATGAATTACAAGATTTCTCAATACTTGGGAAAGCAGACACTTGTAGTATGGCTATGTCAACTTGTGAATTTAAAAATAAACTTAATTTAATTTCCGAAGACAACTGTTGTTCCAATGTTCAAAAAATAAAGGCAGGCAGTATTTTTGCAAATAGCCCTTTATCAGGCATTAATTTTCAACAATTTATAGCGACACCAAATATCAATCTCAATTTATATAGCCTATATTTAAATTTAACTAAGAATACTCTTCATTTTAAGGATTATTCCCCTCCTTTAATTGTAAAAAATATTCTAGTTTTTATCGAATGCTTCCGCATTTGA
- a CDS encoding c-type cytochrome has protein sequence MKVITKIAFVVLIVTFSINVQAQKSSWVAPKNADAIENPLKGNTDAIKKAKKLYVSMCVICHGNKGKGDGIAGAALSPKPANFTSKKVQAQTDGAIFWKLTNGKTPMAAYKDILSEEQRWQLVNYIRTFKK, from the coding sequence ATGAAAGTAATAACAAAAATAGCATTCGTTGTTTTAATAGTCACATTTTCAATAAATGTACAAGCTCAAAAAAGTAGTTGGGTAGCTCCTAAAAACGCAGATGCAATTGAAAATCCTTTAAAAGGAAATACAGATGCTATTAAAAAAGCTAAAAAATTATACGTAAGTATGTGTGTAATTTGTCATGGAAACAAAGGTAAAGGTGATGGTATTGCTGGAGCAGCTTTAAGTCCAAAACCTGCAAATTTCACCTCGAAAAAAGTACAAGCACAAACTGATGGTGCAATATTTTGGAAATTAACAAATGGAAAAACACCAATGGCTGCTTACAAAGATATATTATCTGAAGAGCAACGTTGGCAATTGGTTAATTATATAAGAACATTTAAAAAATAA
- a CDS encoding c-type cytochrome — MKTYKTFGIATVVIGILTVFMLESCSTEQVTAYKNKSGAQLWGENCIRCHNTPSPAAYNDTDWSTIGLHMRVRANLSKEQSEKIFDFIKSAN; from the coding sequence ATGAAAACATACAAAACATTTGGAATAGCTACTGTTGTAATAGGAATTTTAACAGTATTTATGCTTGAATCTTGTTCAACTGAACAAGTAACAGCATACAAAAACAAATCAGGAGCCCAACTTTGGGGAGAAAATTGCATTAGATGTCATAATACGCCATCTCCAGCTGCTTATAATGATACCGATTGGTCAACTATTGGCTTACATATGAGAGTTAGAGCAAATTTGAGTAAAGAGCAATCTGAAAAGATATTTGATTTTATTAAATCTGCAAACTAA
- the leuB gene encoding 3-isopropylmalate dehydrogenase, producing MKLNIALLAGDGIGPEVINQAVKVCDAVAVKHGHEIKWIPALTGAAAIDAVGEPYPDETHKICINADAILFGAIGHPKYDNDPSAKVRPEQGLLKMRKKLGLFANVRPTFTFPSLIDNSPLKRERIEGTDLVFLRELTGGIYFGEKGRKDGGETAFDTCTYTREEVIRLAKKGFELAMTRSKKLCCVDKANVLETSRLWRETVQAMEKDYPEVEVSYEFVDAVAMRLVQWPNSYDVLITENLFGDILTDEASVISGSMGLMPSASVGEKTSLYEPIHGSYPQAAGKNIANPLATILSAAMMFEDAFGLKQEAESIRNVVNKSLAEGVVTEDLSGKNKAYKTSEVGDWLVLNL from the coding sequence ATGAAATTAAATATAGCACTTTTAGCTGGAGATGGAATAGGTCCAGAGGTAATAAACCAAGCGGTAAAAGTATGTGATGCAGTTGCAGTAAAGCATGGTCATGAAATAAAATGGATACCTGCGTTAACAGGAGCTGCAGCCATTGATGCTGTTGGAGAACCTTACCCAGATGAAACTCATAAAATTTGTATCAATGCTGATGCTATTTTATTTGGAGCAATTGGGCATCCTAAGTATGATAATGATCCTTCTGCAAAAGTACGTCCAGAACAAGGTTTATTAAAAATGCGTAAAAAATTAGGCTTATTTGCCAATGTACGTCCAACATTTACTTTTCCGTCATTAATAGACAATTCGCCACTAAAAAGAGAACGTATTGAAGGTACTGATTTGGTATTTTTAAGAGAATTAACGGGCGGTATTTATTTTGGAGAAAAAGGAAGAAAAGATGGAGGAGAAACGGCTTTTGATACTTGTACCTACACTAGAGAAGAAGTGATTCGTTTGGCTAAAAAAGGATTTGAATTGGCGATGACACGTTCTAAAAAATTATGCTGTGTTGATAAAGCAAATGTTTTAGAAACTTCAAGGTTGTGGCGAGAAACTGTTCAAGCTATGGAAAAAGATTACCCAGAAGTAGAAGTTTCTTACGAATTTGTTGATGCAGTTGCAATGCGTTTGGTACAATGGCCAAATTCTTATGATGTGTTAATTACTGAAAACTTATTTGGAGATATTTTAACTGATGAGGCTTCTGTAATATCGGGTTCAATGGGGTTAATGCCTTCTGCATCTGTTGGAGAAAAAACATCTTTGTACGAACCAATTCACGGTTCATATCCACAAGCTGCTGGTAAAAACATTGCTAACCCGTTAGCAACAATATTATCTGCAGCAATGATGTTTGAAGATGCTTTTGGACTAAAGCAGGAAGCAGAAAGTATTAGAAATGTTGTAAATAAATCACTAGCTGAAGGTGTTGTTACAGAAGATTTATCAGGAAAAAATAAAGCGTACAAGACTAGTGAAGTAGGAGACTGGTTAGTTTTAAACTTATAA
- a CDS encoding alpha-isopropylmalate synthase regulatory domain-containing protein, which yields MKKRKIEIMDTTLRDGEQTSGVSFSAPEKLTIAKLLIEELHVDRIEIASARVSEGEFEAVKNITKWAKTHDHLDKIEILTFVDKGQSINWMKRAGATVQNLLTKGSLNHLTHQLKKTPEQHFSEIKETIELAKKEGIVSNVYLEDWSNGMRNSEDYVFQFLDFLTKQSVARILLPDTLGILTPSETYKYFSKITTKYPNIHFDFHAHNDYDLGVANVMEGIKAGAKGLHLTVNGMGERAGNAPLASVVAVVNDFFKNEVEISVKETALYSVSKLIETFSGFRIPVNKPIVGENVFTQTAGIHADGDNKNNLYFNDLMPNRFGRKRKYALGKTSGKANIEKNLQELGLALNNEDLKKVTQRIIELGDKKELVTKEDLPYIISDVLHNNLYEERITIESYVLTHSKGLKPSTTVAVKIDGELYEEHAQGDGQFDAFMNALNKLYTKKNMVLPKLVDYAVRIPPGSNSDALCETIITWKTNEKQFITRGLDSDQTVSAIKATKKMLNI from the coding sequence ATGAAAAAAAGAAAAATTGAAATAATGGATACTACACTTCGCGATGGAGAACAAACCTCTGGAGTGTCATTTTCAGCACCTGAAAAGTTAACAATAGCAAAGCTTTTGATAGAAGAATTACACGTTGATAGAATTGAAATTGCTTCAGCAAGAGTTTCAGAGGGTGAATTTGAAGCCGTTAAAAATATTACAAAATGGGCAAAAACGCATGACCACTTAGATAAGATTGAAATTTTAACTTTTGTAGATAAAGGACAATCTATAAATTGGATGAAAAGAGCAGGAGCAACAGTTCAAAATTTGCTAACAAAAGGCTCCTTAAATCATTTGACACATCAACTAAAAAAAACACCTGAGCAACATTTTTCTGAAATAAAAGAAACTATTGAACTTGCTAAAAAAGAAGGTATTGTTTCCAATGTATATTTAGAAGACTGGAGTAATGGAATGCGAAATTCAGAAGATTATGTATTTCAATTTTTAGATTTTTTAACTAAACAATCAGTTGCCAGAATATTGTTGCCAGATACTTTAGGAATTTTAACACCTTCAGAAACCTATAAATATTTTTCAAAAATAACAACGAAATACCCAAATATACATTTTGATTTTCACGCTCATAACGATTATGATTTAGGTGTGGCAAATGTGATGGAGGGAATAAAAGCAGGAGCAAAAGGATTACACTTAACAGTTAACGGTATGGGAGAAAGAGCAGGAAATGCTCCGTTAGCTAGTGTAGTTGCTGTTGTAAATGATTTTTTTAAAAATGAGGTTGAAATTTCTGTAAAAGAAACTGCACTGTATTCTGTTAGTAAGTTAATTGAAACTTTTTCAGGATTTAGAATACCTGTAAATAAACCAATTGTTGGAGAAAATGTTTTTACGCAAACAGCAGGTATACATGCCGATGGTGATAATAAGAATAACCTTTATTTTAACGATTTAATGCCTAATCGTTTTGGGAGAAAACGCAAATATGCTTTAGGAAAAACTTCAGGAAAAGCGAATATTGAAAAAAATTTGCAAGAATTGGGTTTAGCATTGAATAATGAAGATTTGAAAAAAGTTACCCAGCGAATTATTGAATTGGGCGATAAAAAAGAATTGGTAACCAAAGAAGATTTACCATATATTATTTCAGATGTATTACACAATAATTTGTATGAAGAAAGAATTACCATTGAATCGTATGTGCTTACTCATTCAAAAGGCTTAAAACCATCTACCACCGTTGCTGTTAAAATTGATGGAGAATTATATGAAGAGCATGCACAAGGTGATGGGCAGTTTGATGCTTTTATGAATGCATTAAATAAGTTATATACTAAGAAAAACATGGTATTGCCAAAACTAGTTGATTATGCGGTGAGAATTCCCCCAGGAAGTAATTCGGACGCTTTGTGTGAAACAATAATTACTTGGAAAACAAATGAAAAGCAATTTATTACAAGAGGCTTAGATTCAGATCAAACAGTATCAGCAATTAAAGCCACAAAAAAAATGTTAAACATATAA
- the leuD gene encoding 3-isopropylmalate dehydratase small subunit yields the protein MAYDKFEILKSTAVPLPIENVDTDQIIPARFLKATERKGFGDNLFRDWRYNPDNTLKEDFVLNNPIYKGKILIGGKNFGSGSSREHAAWAVYDYGFRCVVSSFFADIFRGNCLNIGVLPVQVSPAFLNKIFKAVEINPATEIEVNLPNQTITLLDSGENELFEINDYKKQNMLNGYDDIDYLTKMKEEIKDFEKTRPF from the coding sequence ATGGCTTACGATAAATTTGAAATATTAAAAAGTACAGCGGTTCCATTGCCAATTGAAAATGTTGATACAGACCAAATAATTCCAGCACGCTTCTTAAAAGCAACGGAACGAAAGGGATTTGGAGATAATCTGTTTAGAGATTGGAGGTATAACCCAGATAATACATTAAAAGAAGATTTTGTACTGAATAACCCAATTTACAAAGGAAAAATTTTAATAGGAGGGAAAAACTTTGGTTCTGGATCGTCAAGAGAACATGCAGCTTGGGCAGTTTATGATTACGGTTTTAGATGTGTTGTTTCTAGTTTTTTTGCAGATATTTTTAGAGGAAATTGTTTAAATATTGGTGTACTGCCAGTTCAGGTAAGCCCAGCATTTTTAAATAAAATATTTAAAGCAGTTGAGATTAATCCAGCTACTGAAATTGAAGTAAATCTACCAAACCAAACAATTACACTGCTAGATAGTGGAGAAAATGAATTGTTTGAAATAAATGACTATAAGAAACAAAATATGTTAAATGGCTATGACGATATAGATTATTTAACAAAAATGAAAGAAGAAATTAAAGATTTTGAAAAAACGAGGCCCTTTTAG
- the leuC gene encoding 3-isopropylmalate dehydratase large subunit, with protein sequence MGTTLFDKVWDSHVVRKIKNGPDVFFIDRHLIHEVTSPVAFLGLKSRNNTVLYPNKTFATADHNTPTINQHLPVEDPLSSNQLKALEENSAEWGIPHWGLGHQNNGIVHVIGPENGITLPGATIVCGDSHTSTHGAFGAIAFGIGTSEVEMVLSSQCIMQPKPKKMRINIDGNLGLAVTPKDVALFIISKLTTSGATGYFVEYAGEVFKNMTMEGRMTVCNLSIEMGARGGIIAPDEKTYEYIKGRLYTPKGEDWNLAMKYWKTLKTDVDAVFDKELTFSANEIEPMITYGTNPGMGTGISNTIPNAEEVEGGAITYKKSLNYMGFEEGDTMIGKKVDYVFLGSCTNGRIEDFRAFASIVKGRKKATNITAWLVPGSHIVETKIKEEGLLAIITEAGFELRQPGCSACLAMNDDKVPAGKLAVSTSNRNFEGRQGPGSRTLLASPLVAAATAVTGVVTDPRTLL encoded by the coding sequence ATGGGTACAACATTATTTGACAAAGTTTGGGATTCTCATGTAGTTCGTAAAATAAAAAATGGGCCAGATGTATTTTTTATTGATAGACATTTAATTCATGAAGTTACAAGTCCGGTAGCATTTTTAGGATTAAAAAGTAGAAATAACACGGTATTATATCCTAATAAAACGTTTGCAACAGCAGACCATAATACACCAACTATAAATCAACATTTACCAGTTGAGGATCCTTTATCTTCTAATCAACTAAAAGCATTAGAAGAAAATTCAGCTGAATGGGGTATACCTCACTGGGGCTTAGGGCATCAAAATAATGGTATTGTACATGTTATAGGTCCAGAAAATGGTATTACGCTCCCAGGAGCAACAATTGTTTGTGGAGATTCTCATACGTCTACACATGGCGCTTTTGGCGCTATTGCATTTGGTATTGGAACTTCAGAAGTAGAAATGGTACTTTCCTCTCAATGTATTATGCAGCCAAAGCCAAAAAAAATGCGCATAAACATTGATGGTAATCTTGGTTTGGCAGTTACGCCAAAAGATGTTGCGTTATTTATTATTTCCAAATTAACAACTTCAGGAGCCACAGGATACTTTGTTGAATATGCAGGTGAAGTATTTAAAAATATGACAATGGAAGGACGTATGACAGTTTGCAATTTAAGTATTGAAATGGGTGCTAGAGGAGGTATTATTGCTCCAGATGAAAAAACATACGAGTACATTAAAGGACGTTTGTATACACCAAAAGGCGAAGATTGGAATTTAGCAATGAAGTACTGGAAAACATTAAAAACAGATGTAGATGCGGTGTTTGATAAAGAATTAACGTTTAGTGCAAATGAAATAGAACCTATGATTACTTATGGAACAAATCCAGGTATGGGAACAGGTATTTCAAATACTATTCCAAATGCTGAAGAAGTTGAAGGTGGTGCTATTACTTATAAAAAATCCTTAAATTATATGGGGTTTGAAGAAGGTGATACTATGATAGGTAAAAAGGTAGATTATGTTTTCTTAGGGAGTTGCACAAATGGTAGAATTGAAGATTTTAGAGCTTTTGCTTCTATTGTAAAGGGGAGAAAAAAAGCCACAAATATTACCGCCTGGTTAGTTCCTGGATCTCATATTGTTGAAACTAAAATTAAAGAAGAAGGATTGTTGGCAATTATTACAGAAGCAGGATTTGAGTTAAGGCAACCTGGATGTTCAGCTTGTTTAGCTATGAATGATGACAAAGTTCCTGCTGGTAAATTAGCCGTGAGTACTTCAAATAGAAATTTTGAAGGCAGACAAGGGCCTGGGTCAAGAACATTGTTAGCCAGTCCTTTAGTTGCTGCGGCAACGGCTGTAACAGGAGTTGTAACAGATCCAAGAACACTTTTATAA
- a CDS encoding carbon-nitrogen hydrolase family protein, giving the protein MNKKNILRIAMAQISPVWLNKDKTIEKIKSFIIEAGKGNCELVIFGEGLLPGYPFWVSITNGSEFNSTIQKEIHAHYIRNSIQIEAGELNEICELAKKYNIAIYLGIIERAKNRGGHSLYCSLVYINAKGKIKSVHRKLQPTYEERLVWAAGDGNGLQVHNLKQFCVGGLNCWENWMPLSRTALYGLGENLHIAVWPGSDYNTIDITRFIARESRSFVISVSSLMKVEDFPNNTPHLKTILKNAPTVLANGGSCIAGPDGEWIVEPIVGKEGLIIKDIDFNRVLEERQNFDPVGHYSRPDITKLIVNRERQSVIDIIE; this is encoded by the coding sequence ATGAATAAAAAAAATATATTAAGAATAGCAATGGCTCAAATTTCTCCTGTATGGTTAAATAAAGATAAAACTATTGAAAAAATAAAATCATTTATTATCGAAGCAGGAAAAGGAAATTGTGAACTTGTAATTTTTGGGGAAGGGTTGTTACCAGGTTATCCTTTTTGGGTTTCAATAACAAATGGGTCAGAGTTTAATTCTACAATTCAAAAAGAAATACATGCTCATTATATTAGAAATTCAATACAAATTGAAGCAGGAGAATTAAATGAAATTTGTGAATTAGCAAAAAAATACAATATTGCAATTTATCTTGGAATTATAGAACGAGCTAAAAATAGAGGAGGGCATAGCCTATATTGTTCTTTGGTGTACATTAATGCAAAAGGAAAAATTAAATCTGTTCACAGAAAATTACAACCTACCTATGAAGAAAGATTGGTTTGGGCTGCTGGAGATGGTAATGGTTTACAAGTTCATAATCTTAAACAATTTTGTGTAGGTGGTTTAAATTGTTGGGAAAACTGGATGCCACTTTCCCGAACTGCACTTTATGGTTTAGGAGAAAATTTGCATATAGCTGTTTGGCCGGGTTCAGATTATAATACAATAGATATCACCAGATTTATAGCAAGAGAATCGCGATCATTTGTAATATCTGTTTCTAGTTTAATGAAGGTTGAAGATTTTCCAAACAATACACCTCATTTAAAAACAATTTTAAAAAACGCTCCCACAGTATTAGCAAATGGAGGTTCATGTATTGCAGGTCCTGATGGAGAATGGATTGTTGAACCAATTGTAGGAAAGGAAGGATTAATTATAAAAGATATAGATTTTAATAGAGTGTTAGAAGAGCGACAAAATTTTGATCCTGTAGGGCACTACTCTCGTCCAGATATAACAAAACTAATAGTGAATAGAGAAAGACAATCAGTTATTGATATTATTGAATAA
- the era gene encoding GTPase Era — MKHKAGFVNIIGNPNVGKSTLMNAFVGERLSIITSKAQTTRHRILGIVNGDDFQILFSDTPGIIKPAYELQASMMDFVKSAFEDADILIYMVEIGETTLKDEKLFNKIKSSKIPVLLLINKIDKSSQKEVEEKLQYWKEKVPNAEIFLISALENFNVENVFNRIIEILPESPAFYPKDQLTDKPERFFVNEAIREKILMHYKKEIPYAVEVDTEEFFETEKIIKIRSVIMVERETQKGIIIGHKGAALKRVGVEARKDLQKFFDKKIHLELYVKVNKNWRSNKRQLRRFGYND, encoded by the coding sequence ATGAAGCACAAAGCAGGTTTTGTTAATATTATTGGAAATCCAAACGTTGGTAAATCCACTTTAATGAATGCTTTTGTAGGTGAACGGCTCTCAATTATCACCTCAAAAGCACAAACTACTCGTCATAGAATTTTAGGAATTGTAAATGGCGATGATTTTCAAATATTATTCTCTGATACTCCAGGAATTATTAAACCCGCATATGAATTACAAGCTTCTATGATGGACTTTGTAAAATCTGCTTTTGAAGATGCCGACATACTAATTTATATGGTTGAAATTGGAGAAACCACCTTGAAAGATGAAAAACTTTTTAATAAAATTAAAAGTTCTAAAATCCCTGTTCTTCTTCTTATAAATAAAATTGACAAGTCTTCACAAAAGGAAGTAGAAGAAAAATTACAATATTGGAAAGAAAAAGTACCTAATGCTGAAATATTTTTAATATCTGCTCTAGAAAATTTTAATGTTGAAAACGTTTTTAACAGGATTATTGAAATTTTACCCGAGTCACCAGCATTTTACCCTAAAGATCAATTAACAGATAAACCAGAACGTTTTTTTGTAAATGAAGCTATTCGTGAAAAAATATTAATGCACTACAAAAAAGAGATTCCGTACGCCGTTGAGGTAGATACTGAAGAATTTTTTGAAACTGAAAAAATTATAAAAATACGTTCAGTAATTATGGTTGAGCGTGAAACTCAAAAAGGAATTATTATTGGTCACAAAGGTGCTGCTTTAAAACGCGTTGGCGTTGAAGCTCGTAAAGATTTACAAAAATTCTTTGATAAAAAAATTCATTTAGAATTATACGTTAAAGTAAATAAGAACTGGAGAAGTAATAAACGTCAATTAAGGAGATTTGGGTATAACGATTAG
- a CDS encoding ABC transporter ATP-binding protein — MNEFKNRDIYLRPRFKMNFNETKQRLISKFEDNLKDTNCKYCSKIIDGHIVIDIPFGENHFWSPQLNIEIAKVEGNKTIVKGLFGPKPQVWTLFMFFHFAVAVAFIGFSIMAYVKWTLKSNYTNALIIVIALPILWIVMYFLGQLGKKRGHQQMDELYEFMMKTLNK, encoded by the coding sequence ATGAACGAATTTAAAAACAGGGATATTTATTTACGCCCTAGATTTAAAATGAATTTTAATGAAACTAAACAACGTTTAATTTCAAAATTTGAAGATAATTTAAAAGATACAAATTGTAAATATTGCAGTAAAATTATTGATGGGCATATTGTAATTGATATCCCTTTTGGTGAAAATCATTTTTGGTCTCCACAACTTAACATTGAAATTGCAAAGGTTGAAGGAAATAAAACAATTGTTAAAGGTTTGTTTGGGCCTAAGCCACAAGTTTGGACATTATTTATGTTTTTTCATTTTGCTGTTGCTGTTGCCTTTATTGGGTTTTCAATTATGGCTTATGTAAAATGGACTTTAAAAAGTAACTACACAAATGCATTAATTATAGTGATTGCCTTGCCTATTTTATGGATTGTAATGTATTTTTTAGGACAATTGGGTAAAAAAAGAGGGCACCAACAAATGGATGAACTTTATGAATTTATGATGAAAACATTAAATAAGTAG
- the der gene encoding ribosome biogenesis GTPase Der codes for MSNIVAIVGRPNVGKSTLFNRLVQRREAIVDSVSGVTRDRHYGKSDWNGKEFSVIDTGGYTIGSNDIFEEEIRKQVQLAIEESDIIVFVVDVEEGITPMDTEVANILRKVKKPVLMAVNKVDNSMRVNDALEFYNLGLGEYYTISSINGSGTGELLDALTEKLEGEVIAENELPRFAVVGRPNAGKSSFINALIGEDRNIVTDIAGTTRDSIDTKYNRFGFEFNLIDTAGIRKKSKVKEDLEFYSVMRAVRAIENCDVAIVVVDATRDFEGQDENIFWLAEKNKKGVIILVNKWDLIEKETNTMRDFEAKIRREIAPFTDVPILFISALTKQRIYKAIETAVDVFKNRKKRIPTSKLNDTMLEIVKHNGPPAIKGKFVKIKYCMQLPTPTPQFVFFCNLPQYVKDPYKRFVENKLRENFDFHGVPIVIYFRQK; via the coding sequence ATGAGTAATATTGTAGCCATTGTAGGAAGACCAAATGTTGGTAAATCAACTTTATTTAATCGTTTAGTACAACGTAGAGAAGCTATTGTTGATTCTGTTAGCGGTGTTACGCGAGATAGGCATTATGGAAAAAGTGATTGGAATGGGAAAGAGTTTTCAGTAATTGATACTGGAGGTTATACTATTGGATCTAATGATATTTTTGAAGAAGAAATAAGAAAACAGGTGCAATTAGCCATTGAAGAATCTGATATTATTGTATTTGTTGTTGATGTTGAAGAAGGAATTACCCCAATGGATACTGAGGTTGCTAACATTTTACGAAAAGTAAAAAAACCCGTTTTAATGGCGGTAAATAAAGTTGACAATTCAATGCGAGTTAATGACGCCCTTGAATTTTACAACCTTGGATTAGGTGAATATTATACAATTTCATCTATTAATGGTAGTGGAACTGGAGAACTTTTAGATGCCTTAACTGAAAAATTAGAAGGTGAAGTTATTGCTGAAAATGAACTTCCTCGTTTTGCGGTAGTTGGCCGTCCAAATGCCGGAAAATCTTCATTTATCAATGCTTTAATAGGTGAAGATAGAAATATTGTAACTGACATTGCCGGAACAACACGAGATTCTATTGATACTAAATACAACCGTTTTGGCTTTGAGTTTAATTTAATTGATACTGCTGGAATTCGCAAAAAATCTAAAGTAAAAGAAGACTTAGAGTTTTATTCAGTAATGAGAGCTGTTAGAGCAATTGAGAATTGTGATGTAGCTATTGTGGTTGTAGATGCCACTCGTGATTTTGAAGGGCAAGATGAAAATATATTTTGGTTAGCTGAAAAAAATAAAAAAGGCGTTATTATTTTAGTAAATAAATGGGATTTGATTGAAAAAGAAACCAATACTATGCGTGATTTTGAAGCCAAAATCAGAAGAGAAATAGCTCCTTTTACCGATGTTCCAATTTTATTTATTAGTGCTTTAACCAAACAGCGTATTTACAAAGCTATTGAAACTGCTGTTGACGTTTTTAAAAACAGAAAGAAACGAATTCCAACAAGCAAATTGAATGACACAATGTTGGAAATTGTGAAACATAATGGCCCTCCAGCAATTAAAGGGAAATTTGTTAAAATTAAGTATTGTATGCAATTGCCTACTCCAACACCTCAATTTGTGTTTTTTTGTAATCTCCCTCAGTATGTAAAAGATCCGTACAAACGTTTTGTTGAAAATAAATTACGTGAAAATTTTGACTTTCATGGCGTTCCAATTGTTATTTATTTTAGACAAAAATAA